The following proteins are co-located in the Acidicapsa acidisoli genome:
- a CDS encoding alpha/beta hydrolase: protein MRLAAPIILLSFAIALAAQQAPPPMQSTAAADAAQRDSSFIDSEGRAHITRIIPVPAGLSPQSRYWLSEQVPDGDPHESLAHRREGTDKWAANARDQWLALYPAKLTEDKIAGVPVRIVVPEGVPDANKDKVLLNLHGGGFNSDSGSYTETIPLAGMTKIKCVAVLYRLAPEFPFPAAVDDSIAVYKELLKTYKPDHIVIYGTSAGAILTGEVAVKIKQLGLPMPAALGIFSGMGDFARPGDSLAMYALRGLSGHLDPPDDSKPHNSDYLGKTDPKDPVLSPIYADLHGLPPTLFVTSGRDLLLSGTANLHRAFLNAGNDARLVVYDALPHAFWYSTKLPEALEANHLMADFLAKQLAK, encoded by the coding sequence AGCACCCATCATCCTGCTCTCTTTCGCCATAGCCCTCGCCGCACAGCAAGCCCCGCCGCCCATGCAGTCCACCGCCGCAGCCGACGCCGCGCAGCGCGACTCCAGCTTCATTGACTCCGAGGGCCGCGCCCACATCACCCGCATCATCCCCGTCCCTGCCGGACTCAGCCCACAGTCCCGCTACTGGCTCTCGGAGCAGGTTCCCGACGGCGACCCGCATGAGTCGCTCGCCCACCGCCGCGAAGGCACCGACAAGTGGGCCGCCAACGCCCGCGATCAATGGCTCGCGCTCTACCCCGCCAAGCTGACCGAAGACAAAATCGCAGGCGTCCCGGTCCGCATCGTCGTCCCCGAAGGCGTGCCCGACGCCAATAAAGACAAAGTCCTGCTCAACCTGCACGGTGGCGGCTTCAACTCCGACTCCGGCTCCTACACCGAGACGATTCCCCTCGCCGGAATGACCAAAATCAAGTGCGTCGCCGTCCTCTACCGCCTCGCACCCGAGTTCCCATTCCCCGCCGCCGTCGACGACTCCATCGCCGTCTACAAAGAGCTGCTCAAGACCTACAAACCCGACCACATCGTCATCTACGGCACCTCGGCTGGAGCGATCCTCACCGGCGAAGTCGCCGTCAAAATCAAGCAGCTCGGCCTGCCCATGCCCGCCGCCCTCGGCATCTTCTCCGGCATGGGAGACTTCGCCCGCCCCGGCGACTCGCTGGCTATGTACGCCTTGCGCGGCCTCTCCGGCCATCTCGACCCGCCGGACGACAGCAAACCGCACAACTCCGACTACCTCGGCAAAACAGACCCCAAAGATCCCGTCCTCTCACCCATCTACGCCGACCTGCACGGCCTGCCGCCCACACTCTTCGTCACCAGCGGCCGCGACCTGCTCCTGAGCGGCACAGCCAACCTCCACCGCGCATTCCTGAACGCAGGCAACGACGCCCGCCTGGTAGTCTACGACGCCTTGCCCCACGCCTTCTGGTACAGCACCAAACTCCCCGAAGCCCTCGAAGCCAACCACCTCATGGCCGACTTCCTGGCCAAACAGTTAGCGAAGTAA
- a CDS encoding DNA-3-methyladenine glycosylase family protein: protein MIHNGLRKLPYNPEAALAHLRASDPKLGALIDRAGEFRLKLGHTGTPFTSLLESILYQQLHGKAAATIHRRVLLIYGGHEPADPHPQALLDTPDEILRTAGVSFNKIKALKDLAARTLDGTVPTHKAILKMPDTEIIERLSEVRGIGTWTVEMLLIFRLGRPDVLPVTDYGVRKGFALTFQRIPKSRAITAADLPKPEVMLKRAKRWAPFRSVASWYLWRACDLDAASRKTAVE from the coding sequence ATGATCCACAACGGCCTCCGCAAACTCCCGTACAATCCAGAAGCAGCACTCGCCCACCTGCGCGCCTCCGACCCCAAACTTGGCGCACTCATCGACCGCGCCGGCGAATTCCGCCTCAAACTCGGCCACACCGGAACGCCCTTCACCTCGCTGCTCGAATCCATCCTCTATCAGCAACTCCACGGCAAAGCCGCCGCGACCATCCATCGCCGAGTGTTGTTGATCTACGGCGGCCACGAACCCGCCGACCCACATCCGCAAGCGCTGCTCGACACGCCAGACGAAATCCTGCGCACCGCCGGCGTCTCCTTCAACAAAATCAAAGCCCTCAAGGACCTCGCCGCTCGCACCCTCGACGGCACCGTTCCCACCCACAAAGCAATCCTGAAAATGCCCGACACCGAAATCATCGAGCGCCTCAGCGAAGTGCGCGGCATCGGCACCTGGACCGTCGAAATGCTGCTCATCTTCCGCCTCGGCCGCCCCGACGTCCTCCCAGTGACGGACTACGGCGTCCGCAAAGGATTCGCGCTCACCTTCCAGCGCATCCCAAAATCCAGGGCAATCACCGCAGCCGACCTGCCCAAGCCCGAAGTCATGCTCAAACGCGCCAAGCGCTGGGCTCCGTTCCGCTCCGTTGCCTCCTGGTACCTGTGGCGCGCCTGCGACCTCGACGCAGCCAGCAGAAAAACCGCTGTGGAATAA
- a CDS encoding DUF3536 domain-containing protein has translation MPAETTKRFVCIHGHFYQPPRENPWLETIETQDSAAPYHDWNERICSECYATNGAARVVNNENQITRIVNNYARMSFNFGPTLLSWLAENAPRTYRMILDGERRSCGLFDGHSSAMAQVYNHLIMPLASRRDRLTQIRWGISDYTHRFGHPPEGMWLAETAADTETLELLAQEGIRFTVLAPRQCKRVRALATEKTATGGAKPTGDWISTPNASVDPTHPYLARFASGASLAIFFYDGPTSRAIAFEGLLNSGENFVSRLKQGFLDNNEPQLVHVATDGESYGHHHKHGEMALAYALRLLEQDTNAGLINYGSFLEQFPPKWEAEIYDNSSWSCDHGVERWRSNCGCNGGKPGWNQLWRAPLREALDQLRDSLVPLTEKVGNLLFKDVWAARDEYINIILDRNLENVERYFDAHQHHPLTDEERIRTLELMEMQRHTQLMYTSCGWFFDDISGIETVQIIAYAARVIQLSQELFLEDAAGLELAFLDKLAQAKSNVPSAGDGAKIYTQQCLNMELSLEQVAAHYAISAVFSSFADETEIFCYQIHRISYEIFNSGRGRLALGRARITSSITGNSESFSFAVLHFGDQNITAAVKAYQPDDPTAAEGFEKVVTQAREQVRNANFPEVIRLLDRYYDLDYSLTSLFRDDQRRIIQVILNSTLADIEVSLKNIYEDHASLLHYLAQTGLPKPPALALAAGFAVNAGLRRALEADPIDLSLVRSFLNMAKSDEVPLDTPTLTYVADLRMKRAMLELTMSSGNLEILDRALNLARTLTELPFELNLWQAQNIWYEILRSSTYSLTAHDPEDRPRWDRDFRELGCCLSIACDIITAEVAGPVPADDLLIAEA, from the coding sequence TTGCCGGCAGAAACAACGAAACGCTTCGTCTGCATTCACGGACATTTCTACCAGCCGCCTCGCGAAAACCCATGGCTTGAGACCATCGAGACACAGGACTCAGCCGCTCCCTACCACGACTGGAATGAGCGGATCTGCTCCGAGTGCTACGCCACCAATGGCGCCGCCCGCGTGGTCAACAATGAAAACCAGATCACCCGCATCGTCAACAACTACGCGCGTATGAGCTTCAACTTCGGCCCCACGCTGCTGAGCTGGCTGGCCGAAAACGCCCCACGCACCTATCGAATGATTCTGGACGGCGAGCGCCGCAGTTGCGGTCTCTTCGACGGCCATAGCTCGGCCATGGCGCAGGTCTACAACCACCTCATCATGCCTCTGGCCAGCCGCCGTGACCGCCTTACCCAAATCCGCTGGGGCATCTCCGACTACACCCACCGGTTCGGCCACCCTCCAGAAGGCATGTGGCTCGCCGAAACCGCCGCCGACACGGAAACCCTCGAACTACTTGCCCAGGAAGGTATTCGCTTCACTGTCCTCGCCCCGCGGCAATGCAAGCGAGTCCGGGCTCTTGCGACCGAAAAGACCGCAACCGGCGGTGCAAAGCCGACCGGCGACTGGATCAGCACACCGAACGCCAGCGTCGATCCGACGCACCCATATCTCGCGCGATTCGCCTCGGGAGCTTCGCTGGCAATCTTTTTCTACGATGGCCCAACCTCACGAGCCATCGCTTTTGAAGGGCTGCTCAACTCCGGCGAAAACTTCGTCTCCCGACTCAAACAGGGATTTCTCGATAACAACGAGCCGCAGCTTGTCCATGTGGCCACCGACGGCGAAAGCTACGGCCATCACCACAAACACGGCGAAATGGCCCTGGCTTACGCCCTGCGCCTCTTGGAACAGGACACGAACGCTGGGCTGATCAACTACGGCAGCTTCCTCGAACAGTTCCCGCCAAAATGGGAGGCCGAGATTTACGACAACTCCTCGTGGAGCTGCGACCACGGCGTGGAGCGCTGGCGGTCGAACTGCGGCTGCAACGGCGGAAAGCCTGGCTGGAACCAACTCTGGCGCGCTCCGCTCCGTGAAGCTCTCGACCAACTTCGCGATTCCCTCGTGCCGCTCACAGAGAAGGTCGGCAACCTGCTCTTCAAAGACGTGTGGGCGGCGCGCGACGAGTACATCAACATCATCCTCGACCGCAACCTCGAAAACGTCGAACGTTACTTCGATGCACACCAGCACCACCCGCTCACCGACGAAGAACGAATACGCACGCTCGAACTTATGGAAATGCAGCGGCATACGCAGCTGATGTACACCAGTTGCGGCTGGTTCTTTGACGACATTTCAGGCATTGAAACCGTGCAGATCATCGCCTACGCAGCCCGCGTCATCCAGCTGTCGCAGGAGTTGTTCCTCGAAGACGCCGCAGGCCTCGAACTGGCGTTCCTCGACAAGCTGGCCCAGGCCAAGTCCAATGTTCCTTCTGCCGGAGACGGCGCAAAAATATACACACAGCAGTGCCTTAACATGGAGCTCAGCCTCGAACAGGTGGCAGCGCACTACGCCATCAGTGCTGTCTTCTCCTCATTCGCCGACGAAACTGAGATCTTCTGCTACCAGATCCATCGCATCTCCTACGAAATCTTCAACTCAGGCCGAGGCCGTCTGGCGCTGGGCCGCGCCCGTATTACTTCATCGATCACCGGCAACTCGGAGAGCTTCTCGTTCGCCGTGCTCCACTTTGGCGACCAGAACATCACCGCAGCGGTCAAAGCCTATCAGCCCGATGACCCCACAGCAGCCGAAGGCTTTGAAAAAGTTGTCACGCAGGCTCGTGAGCAGGTACGCAACGCCAACTTCCCCGAGGTCATCCGCCTGCTGGACCGCTACTACGACCTCGACTACTCGCTCACCTCGCTCTTCCGCGATGATCAGCGCAGAATCATCCAGGTCATTCTCAACTCGACACTGGCCGACATTGAGGTTTCGCTCAAAAACATCTACGAAGATCATGCGAGCTTGCTGCATTACCTCGCCCAGACGGGCTTGCCGAAGCCACCCGCGCTTGCACTGGCCGCAGGATTCGCCGTCAACGCCGGACTACGCCGCGCTCTGGAAGCCGACCCCATCGATCTCTCGCTAGTTCGGTCTTTTCTCAACATGGCCAAGTCCGACGAGGTCCCGCTGGATACGCCAACTCTGACGTATGTTGCAGATCTGCGGATGAAGCGCGCCATGCTGGAACTCACGATGTCCTCCGGCAACCTGGAAATCCTCGATCGCGCTCTCAACCTGGCCCGCACCCTCACCGAACTGCCCTTTGAATTGAATCTCTGGCAGGCGCAGAACATCTGGTACGAAATCCTGCGAAGTTCGACCTACTCGCTCACCGCCCACGATCCCGAAGATCGTCCTCGCTGGGACCGGGACTTCCGCGAGCTCGGCTGTTGCCTTTCGATTGCCTGCGACATCATTACCGCCGAAGTCGCAGGGCCCGTTCCAGCGGATGATCTTTTAATTGCGGAAGCGTAG
- a CDS encoding formylglycine-generating enzyme family protein has product MTGFKLASLPLLGLALTLSACSPFAFAQDVQYSPQGEQIPGPSCAGIPQWYGGKPRTCQSGELAFWLSDIRHWRDERRLRIGFEPSIYETPALKWTQSSFIQPQMMVHDRFFYDPATQKYTVDKYLSDLESRYGGIDSVLIWHTYPNIGIDSRNQFDMLSDLPGGIPAVKAMIADFHRHGVKVLFPVMVWDQGTRPDPNLWQELNKELAEIGADGVNGDTLDGIPQMLATDSLKNDHPLALEPETGLAADEMINYNTMTWGYWRYDFIPSVSRYKWLEPRHMVNLSNRWAHNHLDDLQAAFFNGTGFESWENIWGIWNQLTPRDAEALRRISAIERVFAAQLITPGWEPHTPTRNYGVFASKWPTETQTLWTLINRNPYEIEGGQLRIQQAKAAHYYDLWHGVELQPTIEDGAIILDFSMETHGYGAILETTQSSAELSPAIQQLLTQMKLLSQQPLDSFSNEWESLPQKLVPIDKTEPAAKQPEGMIRIPAADYTFRVNGIEIEGMNDEGVDVQYPWEDSARRYHEHRMHVDSFWIDKFPVTNADFKRFLDASHYQPADAHNFLKDWQNGTYPEGWANKPVTWVSIEDARAYAKWAGKRLPHEWEWQYAAQGTDGRRYPWGNYEGPATPAATPQAQPASQPAPAPAAPISSPTPAPVKGPAKASPRTTQAAKPSSAPNPPATDKPASSEACPTCPPVVMGSTPDPDRGREALPPSEVNWHPRGASPFGVMDLTGNVWQWTDEYVDEHTRFAILRGGSHYQPQGSRWYFPQAYELSQHGKYLLMAPSLDRSATVGFRCVKDATP; this is encoded by the coding sequence GTGACTGGTTTCAAACTTGCCTCCCTTCCCCTGCTTGGTTTAGCTCTGACTCTATCCGCTTGCTCGCCATTTGCCTTCGCTCAGGATGTTCAATACAGCCCGCAGGGAGAGCAGATTCCCGGCCCATCCTGCGCCGGCATTCCGCAATGGTATGGTGGCAAGCCGCGCACCTGCCAGTCTGGCGAACTCGCCTTTTGGCTCAGCGACATCCGGCATTGGCGCGATGAGCGACGTTTGCGCATTGGTTTTGAACCGAGCATCTACGAAACTCCTGCGCTCAAGTGGACCCAGTCCAGCTTCATTCAGCCTCAGATGATGGTTCACGACCGCTTCTTCTACGATCCAGCAACGCAGAAATACACGGTCGACAAGTATCTTTCCGACCTCGAATCACGCTACGGCGGCATCGACAGCGTGCTTATCTGGCATACCTATCCCAACATCGGCATTGACAGCCGAAATCAGTTTGACATGCTCTCTGACCTGCCCGGCGGAATCCCCGCCGTGAAAGCCATGATCGCCGACTTCCATCGCCACGGCGTCAAAGTTCTCTTTCCTGTGATGGTCTGGGACCAGGGCACGCGGCCCGATCCCAACTTATGGCAGGAGCTAAACAAAGAGTTAGCCGAAATAGGCGCCGATGGAGTCAACGGAGATACGCTCGATGGCATTCCTCAAATGCTCGCCACGGACTCGCTCAAGAACGATCATCCCCTCGCGCTGGAGCCGGAAACGGGCCTTGCGGCCGATGAAATGATCAACTACAACACGATGACGTGGGGTTACTGGCGATACGACTTTATACCGTCTGTCAGCCGCTATAAATGGCTCGAACCGCGCCACATGGTCAACCTATCGAACCGATGGGCGCATAACCATCTCGACGATTTGCAGGCGGCCTTCTTCAACGGCACCGGCTTTGAAAGCTGGGAGAACATCTGGGGCATCTGGAACCAGCTTACCCCGCGCGACGCCGAAGCGTTGCGCCGCATCTCGGCCATTGAACGCGTCTTTGCGGCACAGTTGATAACTCCGGGATGGGAGCCGCATACGCCGACACGTAACTACGGCGTCTTCGCGAGTAAGTGGCCCACCGAAACCCAGACTCTCTGGACCCTCATTAATCGCAACCCCTACGAGATAGAAGGCGGCCAGTTGCGAATTCAGCAAGCCAAAGCCGCGCACTACTACGATCTCTGGCATGGCGTCGAGTTGCAGCCAACCATCGAAGACGGCGCAATCATCCTCGACTTCTCTATGGAAACCCATGGCTACGGCGCGATCCTCGAAACCACGCAATCATCCGCCGAGTTATCGCCTGCGATTCAGCAGCTTCTCACGCAGATGAAACTCCTTTCGCAGCAGCCGCTGGATTCCTTCTCGAATGAATGGGAATCGCTGCCTCAGAAACTGGTTCCGATCGACAAGACTGAGCCTGCCGCGAAACAGCCCGAAGGCATGATCCGCATCCCCGCCGCTGACTACACATTCCGCGTCAACGGCATCGAAATCGAAGGCATGAACGACGAAGGCGTCGATGTGCAGTATCCGTGGGAAGACTCCGCGCGGCGTTATCACGAGCACCGGATGCACGTCGACTCTTTCTGGATCGACAAGTTCCCTGTCACCAACGCCGACTTTAAGCGCTTCCTCGATGCCTCGCACTACCAGCCTGCCGACGCACACAACTTCCTCAAAGACTGGCAGAATGGCACGTATCCCGAAGGCTGGGCCAACAAGCCTGTGACCTGGGTCTCCATCGAAGACGCACGCGCTTACGCCAAATGGGCCGGCAAGCGCCTGCCTCACGAGTGGGAGTGGCAATACGCCGCGCAGGGCACAGATGGCCGCCGCTATCCGTGGGGTAACTATGAAGGGCCGGCGACGCCCGCCGCCACTCCTCAAGCCCAGCCAGCTTCGCAGCCAGCGCCTGCGCCTGCTGCGCCTATTTCGTCTCCAACTCCAGCGCCCGTAAAGGGTCCCGCAAAAGCAAGTCCAAGGACGACGCAGGCAGCCAAGCCGAGTTCCGCGCCTAATCCTCCTGCGACCGACAAGCCCGCTTCATCGGAAGCCTGTCCCACGTGCCCGCCGGTGGTGATGGGCTCGACTCCCGACCCAGACAGGGGTCGCGAAGCGTTGCCGCCGAGCGAAGTAAACTGGCATCCGCGAGGAGCAAGCCCGTTCGGTGTCATGGACCTCACGGGCAATGTGTGGCAATGGACCGACGAGTATGTCGATGAGCACACCCGGTTCGCGATCCTGCGCGGAGGCAG